Proteins from one Catenuloplanes atrovinosus genomic window:
- a CDS encoding IclR family transcriptional regulator: protein MSGVGVLDKAVVILAACVDGASLAELVERTKLPRATAHRLAQALEIHRMLVRDTQGRWRPGPRLGELANAAPDVLLTAAEPLMAALRDATGESAQLYLRRADERLCVAAAERASGLRDTVPVGSVLPMTAGSAAQILLAWEPPEAVMPLLPRCKFTGRTLAEVRRRGWAQSVAEREPGVASVSAPIRDRTGRVIAAVSISGPIERLGRRPGDRHAMAVVRAGQRLSGL, encoded by the coding sequence ATGAGCGGTGTCGGCGTTCTCGACAAGGCGGTGGTCATCCTGGCCGCCTGTGTCGACGGCGCCAGCCTGGCCGAACTCGTCGAGCGCACCAAGCTGCCGCGCGCAACGGCACACCGGCTCGCGCAGGCCCTGGAGATCCACCGGATGCTGGTCCGCGACACCCAGGGCCGCTGGCGCCCCGGCCCCCGCCTGGGCGAGCTGGCCAACGCCGCGCCGGACGTGCTGCTCACCGCCGCCGAGCCGCTGATGGCGGCGCTCCGCGACGCGACCGGCGAAAGCGCCCAGCTCTACCTGCGCCGGGCCGACGAACGACTCTGCGTCGCGGCGGCGGAGCGCGCCAGCGGGCTACGGGACACGGTTCCGGTCGGATCGGTGCTGCCGATGACCGCGGGCTCGGCCGCGCAGATCCTGCTGGCGTGGGAGCCGCCGGAGGCGGTCATGCCGCTGCTGCCACGCTGCAAGTTCACCGGCCGCACGCTGGCGGAGGTCCGGCGCCGCGGGTGGGCCCAGAGCGTGGCGGAACGGGAGCCGGGCGTGGCGAGCGTGTCGGCCCCGATCCGGGACCGGACGGGCCGCGTCATCGCGGCGGTGAGCATCTCCGGACCGATCGAGCGACTGGGACGGCGCCCGGGCGACCGTCATGCGATGGCGGTGGTCCGGGCCGGGCAACGGCTCTCGGGGTTGTAG
- the leuC gene encoding 3-isopropylmalate dehydratase large subunit gives MVGANPQPASPRTLAEKVWDAHVVRSAEGEPDLLFIDLHLLHEVTSPQAFDGLRLAGRVVRRPDLTLATEDHNTPTGYDDPSFNARRGELMTILDPTSRTQIETLRKNCAEFGVRLHPLGHEQQGIVHVIGPQLGLTQPGLTMVCGDSHTATHGAFGALAFGIGTSEVEHVLATQTLPQARPKTMAVTVVGELKPGVTAKDLVLALITQVGTGGGRGHIVEYRGEAIRKLSMEGRMTICNMSIEWGAKAGMIAPDETTFEYLKGRQYAPTGTAWVEAVDYWRSLATDEGAVFDTEVILDADAISPFVTWGTNPGQGVALDGVVPSPADFDGETERAAAERALEYMDLTPGTPLREIPVDVVFVGSCTNGRLEDLRAAADVLRGHRVRDGVRMMVVPGSAKVREAAEAEGLDRVFTEAGAEWRFAGCSMCLGMNPDTLKPGQRSASTSNRNFEGRQGKGGRTHLVSPPVAAATAVLGHLAAPADL, from the coding sequence ATGGTGGGAGCCAATCCACAGCCCGCTTCGCCGCGGACCCTGGCCGAGAAGGTCTGGGACGCCCACGTGGTCCGATCGGCCGAGGGTGAGCCGGATCTGCTATTCATCGATCTCCATCTCCTGCACGAGGTGACCAGCCCGCAGGCGTTCGACGGACTGCGCCTCGCGGGGCGCGTGGTGCGGCGGCCGGACCTCACGCTGGCGACCGAGGATCACAACACCCCGACGGGGTACGACGACCCGTCGTTCAACGCCCGCCGCGGCGAGCTGATGACGATCCTCGACCCGACGTCGCGCACGCAGATCGAGACGCTCCGCAAGAACTGCGCGGAGTTCGGGGTGCGCCTGCATCCGCTCGGCCACGAGCAGCAGGGCATCGTGCACGTGATCGGCCCGCAGCTCGGCCTGACCCAGCCCGGTCTGACCATGGTCTGCGGCGACTCGCACACCGCCACGCACGGCGCGTTCGGCGCGCTGGCGTTCGGCATCGGCACCAGCGAGGTCGAGCACGTGCTCGCCACGCAGACGCTGCCGCAGGCCCGGCCGAAGACCATGGCGGTGACCGTGGTCGGCGAGCTCAAGCCCGGCGTCACCGCGAAGGACCTGGTGCTGGCGCTGATCACGCAGGTCGGCACCGGCGGTGGCCGCGGCCACATCGTGGAGTACCGGGGCGAGGCCATCCGCAAGCTCTCCATGGAGGGCCGGATGACCATCTGCAACATGTCCATCGAGTGGGGCGCCAAGGCCGGCATGATCGCGCCGGACGAGACCACGTTCGAATACCTGAAGGGCCGGCAGTACGCGCCGACCGGCACCGCGTGGGTCGAGGCCGTGGACTACTGGCGCAGTCTCGCCACCGACGAGGGCGCGGTCTTCGACACCGAGGTGATCCTGGACGCGGACGCGATCAGCCCGTTCGTGACCTGGGGTACCAACCCGGGCCAGGGCGTGGCGCTGGACGGCGTGGTGCCGAGTCCGGCCGACTTCGACGGCGAGACCGAGCGTGCCGCCGCCGAGCGGGCGCTGGAGTACATGGACCTCACCCCCGGCACCCCGTTACGCGAGATCCCGGTGGACGTTGTGTTCGTGGGCTCGTGCACGAACGGGCGCCTGGAGGACCTGCGCGCCGCGGCCGACGTGCTGCGGGGTCACCGGGTGCGCGACGGCGTACGCATGATGGTGGTCCCCGGCTCCGCCAAGGTGCGCGAGGCGGCCGAGGCGGAGGGGCTGGACAGGGTCTTCACCGAGGCCGGTGCGGAGTGGCGCTTCGCGGGCTGCTCCATGTGCCTGGGCATGAATCCGGACACGCTGAAGCCCGGCCAGCGCTCGGCGTCGACCTCGAACCGCAACTTCGAGGGACGCCAGGGCAAGGGTGGCCGCACCCACCTGGTGTCGCCGCCGGTCGCCGCCGCCACCGCCGTCCTGGGCCACCTCGCGGCCCCCGCGGACCTGTAG
- the leuD gene encoding 3-isopropylmalate dehydratase small subunit, producing the protein MEKFTVHTGSAVPLRRSNVDTDQIIPAVYLKRVTRTGFEDGLFSAWREDPAFVMNNPAYSSASILVAGPDFGTGSSREHAVWALHNWGFRAVISPRFGDIFRGNSLKEGLLPVELDQSAVETLWDLAERDPAARIEVDLAERQVRADGHVWSFPMDDFSRWRLMEGLDDIGLTLRHQDAIAAYEAKRPSFKPSLA; encoded by the coding sequence ATGGAGAAGTTCACCGTGCACACCGGCTCCGCGGTACCGCTGCGGCGCTCCAATGTGGATACGGATCAGATCATTCCCGCCGTGTACCTGAAGAGGGTGACACGGACGGGCTTCGAGGACGGTCTCTTCAGCGCCTGGCGCGAGGACCCGGCATTCGTGATGAACAATCCCGCCTATTCGTCCGCATCGATTCTCGTTGCGGGACCGGATTTCGGCACCGGGTCATCGCGCGAACACGCGGTGTGGGCCTTGCACAACTGGGGATTCCGCGCCGTGATCTCGCCGCGCTTCGGCGACATCTTCCGCGGCAACTCGCTCAAGGAGGGCCTGCTGCCGGTCGAGTTGGACCAGTCCGCGGTCGAGACGCTGTGGGATCTGGCGGAGCGCGACCCGGCCGCGCGGATCGAGGTCGACCTCGCCGAGCGGCAGGTACGGGCGGACGGCCACGTCTGGTCGTTCCCGATGGACGACTTCAGCCGCTGGCGCCTGATGGAGGGCCTGGACGACATCGGCCTGACGTTGCGGCATCAGGACGCCATCGCGGCGTACGAGGCGAAACGCCCTTCCTTCAAGCCTTCCCTGGCCTGA
- a CDS encoding HU family DNA-binding protein: MNKAELIEALAARLGDKKTATAALDAVLAEVQNAVTKGDRVAITGFGVFEKRVRGARTARNPRTGEAVKVKKTSVPAFRPGAGFKELVASGKVPKATAAKKTTAAATKSTATKATAAKTAPAKATATKTATAAKTTTPAAKKTAAKSTATKATTAKTATAAKATTTTTPAKKTAAKSTATKAAATTPAKKTTATKSTTATKSTAKKAPAAKKTVAKKR; encoded by the coding sequence GTGAACAAGGCCGAGCTCATCGAGGCGCTCGCCGCTCGCCTGGGAGACAAGAAGACGGCGACGGCGGCGCTGGACGCGGTTCTCGCGGAGGTCCAGAACGCGGTCACCAAGGGCGACCGCGTCGCCATCACCGGCTTCGGAGTCTTCGAAAAGCGCGTGCGCGGTGCTCGAACAGCCCGCAATCCGCGTACCGGCGAAGCGGTGAAGGTGAAGAAGACGTCCGTCCCGGCCTTCCGGCCCGGCGCCGGATTCAAGGAGCTGGTCGCGAGCGGCAAGGTGCCGAAGGCGACCGCCGCCAAGAAGACCACCGCCGCGGCGACGAAGTCGACCGCCACCAAGGCGACCGCGGCGAAGACCGCGCCGGCCAAGGCGACCGCGACCAAGACGGCCACCGCGGCCAAGACGACCACGCCGGCGGCGAAGAAGACCGCGGCGAAGTCGACCGCCACCAAGGCGACCACGGCCAAGACGGCCACCGCGGCCAAGGCCACCACCACGACGACGCCGGCGAAGAAGACCGCGGCGAAGTCCACCGCCACCAAGGCGGCCGCCACCACCCCGGCCAAGAAGACCACCGCTACCAAGAGCACGACCGCCACCAAGTCGACGGCCAAGAAGGCGCCGGCGGCGAAGAAGACGGTCGCCAAGAAGCGCTGA
- a CDS encoding MMPL family transporter produces the protein MLRLLSGAAVRRPVLTILLWAAVLVAGFTAGANLFSRLTSEVGVVPGSQSAVVQDRLDAENPVPQSVTAVVDGAPAAAVADAVTRVRALDGVVSVTDPAPSDRTPSVVVVSVVLDGAGEAAEPAAEILRAVPAGSVVVSGGPLSMADYNDQAQEDVQRAELISLPVVLVLLLVVFGSLLAAGLPLLVAIVGIGANFGVLYLFSLVTDVSVYAVQVTTMLSMGLAVDYALLLVSRFREERAVDPGVRDAVLRASATAGRTVLFTGLTVAVALAGLMVFPDPFLRSLGLAAAGVVLVNMLAAVTLLPAMLTLWGHRIKPAAAAGGTAFARLAARVQRRPLLTLLGTATALVVLALPVAGLTIGNGDSRSLPSASDTRRLDEALARDFPALTGPDPLLIPGGPADEARIAAVPGIARVSSSDGVVRAHPAALPAEESTQDAVRQLRAQGFEVAGTAARLADYRAMLGERAPIAAVLVALGTLALLFAFTGSVLLPIKAVLTNLLSIAASLGVVVWVFQEGHFAWLLGSERLDTTNLTVPVLVAAIAFGLSVDYEMFLLSRIRERHLAGDAADRAVAAGLQQTGRIITSAGLLLVVVFAGFLTGGFAPIKQIGLGLVLAVALDATVVRLLLVPATMTLLGRWNWWAPRPLRRLHGRIGGAFAEAPAPA, from the coding sequence ATGCTTCGACTCCTGTCCGGCGCCGCGGTGCGCCGCCCCGTCCTGACCATCCTGCTCTGGGCCGCCGTGCTCGTCGCCGGGTTCACGGCCGGCGCCAACCTGTTCAGCCGCCTCACCTCGGAGGTGGGCGTGGTGCCCGGCAGCCAGTCCGCGGTCGTGCAGGACCGCCTGGACGCCGAGAACCCGGTGCCGCAGTCCGTCACCGCGGTCGTCGACGGCGCGCCCGCCGCCGCGGTCGCGGACGCGGTGACCCGGGTCCGCGCGCTCGACGGCGTCGTCTCCGTCACGGACCCGGCGCCGTCGGACCGTACCCCCTCGGTGGTCGTGGTCTCGGTGGTTCTCGACGGCGCCGGCGAGGCGGCCGAGCCCGCGGCCGAGATCCTGCGGGCGGTGCCGGCCGGTTCGGTGGTGGTCTCCGGCGGGCCGCTGAGCATGGCCGACTACAACGACCAGGCCCAGGAGGACGTGCAGCGCGCGGAGCTGATCAGCCTGCCGGTGGTGCTGGTGCTGCTGCTGGTGGTGTTCGGCAGCCTGCTCGCGGCCGGGCTGCCGCTGCTGGTCGCGATCGTCGGCATCGGCGCGAACTTCGGCGTGCTCTACCTGTTCAGCCTGGTCACCGACGTCTCCGTCTACGCGGTGCAGGTGACCACGATGCTCAGCATGGGCCTGGCCGTGGACTACGCGCTGCTGCTGGTGAGCCGGTTCCGGGAGGAGCGCGCGGTGGATCCGGGCGTGCGGGACGCGGTGCTGCGCGCGTCCGCCACCGCGGGCCGGACCGTGCTGTTCACCGGCCTGACCGTGGCGGTGGCGCTGGCCGGGCTGATGGTGTTCCCGGACCCGTTCCTGCGCTCGCTCGGCCTGGCCGCGGCCGGTGTGGTGCTGGTGAACATGCTGGCCGCGGTGACGCTGCTCCCCGCGATGCTGACCCTGTGGGGGCACCGGATCAAGCCGGCCGCGGCCGCCGGTGGCACCGCGTTCGCCCGGCTCGCGGCGCGCGTGCAGCGCCGGCCGCTGCTCACGCTGCTCGGCACCGCGACCGCGCTGGTGGTGCTGGCGCTACCGGTGGCCGGGCTGACCATCGGCAACGGCGACTCGCGCTCGCTGCCGTCCGCGTCGGACACCCGGCGGCTGGACGAGGCGCTGGCCCGCGACTTCCCGGCGCTGACCGGGCCGGACCCGCTGCTGATCCCGGGCGGCCCGGCGGACGAGGCGCGGATCGCCGCGGTGCCGGGGATCGCGCGGGTGTCGTCGTCGGACGGCGTCGTCCGCGCCCATCCGGCCGCGCTTCCCGCGGAGGAGAGCACCCAGGACGCGGTACGGCAGCTGCGCGCGCAGGGCTTCGAGGTGGCCGGCACGGCGGCGCGGCTGGCCGACTACCGCGCGATGCTGGGTGAGCGCGCGCCGATCGCGGCCGTGCTGGTCGCGCTGGGCACGCTGGCGCTGCTGTTCGCGTTCACCGGCTCGGTGCTGCTGCCGATCAAGGCGGTGCTCACCAACCTGCTCAGCATCGCGGCGTCGCTGGGCGTGGTGGTGTGGGTGTTCCAGGAGGGCCACTTCGCCTGGTTGCTCGGCAGTGAGCGGCTGGACACCACGAACCTGACCGTGCCGGTGCTGGTGGCCGCGATCGCGTTCGGGCTGTCCGTCGACTACGAGATGTTCCTGCTGTCCCGCATCCGCGAGCGGCACCTGGCCGGCGACGCTGCGGACCGTGCGGTGGCGGCGGGGCTGCAGCAGACCGGGCGCATCATCACCTCCGCCGGGCTGCTGCTGGTGGTGGTGTTCGCGGGCTTCCTGACCGGCGGGTTCGCGCCCATCAAGCAGATCGGGCTGGGGCTGGTGCTGGCCGTCGCGCTGGACGCCACGGTGGTGCGGCTGCTGCTCGTACCGGCCACGATGACGCTGCTGGGCCGCTGGAACTGGTGGGCGCCGCGTCCGCTGCGGCGGCTGCACGGGCGGATCGGCGGCGCGTTCGCGGAGGCACCGGCGCCGGCCTGA